TAAAAACCAGAAGTTTTAAAAAGACGTAAGGTGCACATAGTGCGAAAATTTAAACATGAGACGCCAAATACCCTAAGTTTTTTGTCATTAACCTGCACAGATTGCGAAGATAAACAAATAGCTTCAGTCTCATTATAAGGGTAACGGCAAAAGTTGTCAAGTAAATTTTGCATTTAATCTGTATAGCTACTTGGATGACGCAGTAGGTTATTTAGAGAATTTTACAAAAATCCATTTTTAACTTACACTACAATTTTAAACCTATAACTTATGCGCAATAGGCTTATAATCAAATCTTTTTCGGTACTGTGTATCCTCCTGCTCGCTTTATACGTAATACTGCCGAATTTCTTTGATAATAAGCTTCTTGTTTCAAAAAAGAGAATAAACCTAGGGCTCGACCTGAAAGGTGGGTCATCTCTGCTTCTTAATGTAGATTTGGATTCTTACTTCAAAGAAAAATTGAGTATGTTAGCCGATGAAATAAAAGAAAGCCTACTGGCAAAAAACATCGAATCCCGCGTACAAGGCGATAAACAGGTGGTTATAACTTTAAATAATATCGATGACCATAAGAAAGTTTCAACGTTAGTCCATAAAATAAACCCAAATTTAGAGCTAAACAGGAAGGATTCTTCGATTTTCATTTCATATAAGCCCCATTATAAAAATTCCCTAATCAATGAAGTAGTTTCAGAGTCGATAAATAACGTCCAAAGACGCCTGGATAAGCTTGGTACAAGGGAAGTAAGCGTGCAAAAACAGGGGCAGAACAAGATATTAGTTCAAGTGCCTGGAGTAGAAGATACCGAACAAATAAAATCTCTGCTTGGCAAAACTGCTAAGCTGGCTTTCCATTTGGCAAACACTAATGTGGCCAAAATGCAGGATATAGACCACGAAACTACTGTCATACTCAAAGATTCTTTAGGCAACTCTTATCCAATATTCCGCAAGACTGAAATAGGTGGTGATTCGCTGGTTAACGCGTCAGTTAGATTCGGTTCGCTTGGTAAACCCACAGTACATTTTAAATTCGACAGCATAGCAAGTAAGAGATTCGCAAAAATCACTAAGGAAAACGTGGGAAAGCCCTTTGCAATTGTTCTCGACAACACAGTTCTAACTGTGCCAACAATACGTGAACCAATCCTAAATGGAGAGGGAGAAATTAGTGGTAATTTCACTGAAAAACAAGCGAGTGAGCTTGCAATACTCCTAAAATCTGGCGCATTGCCAGCACCGCTTAAAATAATAGAAGAGAAAAATATCGGCCCAAGTCTTGGAGAAGAGTCAATAAAAGCAGGAGAAATAGCAGCAATAATCTCTATTGTAGCTGTTGCTTTATTTATAATGATTATCTACGGCAAGTTAGGCTTATTGGCCTCTGTTGCACTACTTTTTAACGTGATTTCTATACTATTAATTCTTACCCTACTTGAGGCAACTCTGACTTTACCTGGAATTGCCGGTATTGCGCTAACTGTTGGTATGTCAGTGGATGCGAATGTTTTGATATTTGAACGCATTCGTGAAGAAATGAAATCAGGAAAAAGAACAGTCCGTGCTATTGAAGAGGGTTTTAAAAACGCAATAAAAACAATCCTCGATTCAAATCTCACCACACTAATTGCCGCGGGAATAATGTTTGCCATTGGCAGCGGAGCGATAAGAGGCTTCTCTGTTACTTTGTCAATAGGCATCTTATGCTCAATGTTCTCCGCAATCACAGTCACAAAACTCCTGATAGAATTGTGCGTAGATCCGAAGAAGTTGGTGCTTTAAGTTACTAATTCCAAAACAACGAATTTGTTGTATAATGTCACTTTTGAGTTTTATTTCCAATGCATAGGTTTGCGATACTCTTTTCTATATTGCTTGCAATAGTTGCGTACTACTTAAACAATGAAGTCATATTTGAAGTAGCAAAGTTATTTAGTGATATATTCATCAGCTTGCTCAAATTGATCAGTTTACCTTTGGTTTTTCTATCCATAGTGTCTACAATTTCAG
This portion of the Wolbachia endosymbiont of Ctenocephalides felis wCfeF genome encodes:
- a CDS encoding Protein translocase subunit SecD, with the protein product MRNRLIIKSFSVLCILLLALYVILPNFFDNKLLVSKKRINLGLDLKGGSSLLLNVDLDSYFKEKLSMLADEIKESLLAKNIESRVQGDKQVVITLNNIDDHKKVSTLVHKINPNLELNRKDSSIFISYKPHYKNSLINEVVSESINNVQRRLDKLGTREVSVQKQGQNKILVQVPGVEDTEQIKSLLGKTAKLAFHLANTNVAKMQDIDHETTVILKDSLGNSYPIFRKTEIGGDSLVNASVRFGSLGKPTVHFKFDSIASKRFAKITKENVGKPFAIVLDNTVLTVPTIREPILNGEGEISGNFTEKQASELAILLKSGALPAPLKIIEEKNIGPSLGEESIKAGEIAAIISIVAVALFIMIIYGKLGLLASVALLFNVISILLILTLLEATLTLPGIAGIALTVGMSVDANVLIFERIREEMKSGKRTVRAIEEGFKNAIKTILDSNLTTLIAAGIMFAIGSGAIRGFSVTLSIGILCSMFSAITVTKLLIELCVDPKKLVL